In the Malania oleifera isolate guangnan ecotype guangnan chromosome 1, ASM2987363v1, whole genome shotgun sequence genome, one interval contains:
- the LOC131148253 gene encoding uncharacterized protein LOC131148253: protein MDYGANSSFFSPSTSLDDPSKPYFLHHGEKPGIMFVIDGLTSDNYHSWSRSMSKVINAKNKSGFINGILKKPITEADPLYLSWIRCNDMIVLWILNSIAKNIGSSNLYINNAADMWKDLQDHFSQGNRPRILQLRKAISSLKQDQKLQVIITHI from the coding sequence ATGGATTATGGTGCcaattcttctttcttttcccctAGCACCTCACTTGATGATCCTTCAAAACCCTATTTCTTACATCATGGTGAAAAACCCGGCATAATGTTTGTTATTGATGGATTAACCAGTGACAATTATCACTCCTGGTCAAGATCAATGTCCAAAGTCATCAACGCTAAAAACAAAAGTGGATTCATCAATGGAATCCTCAAGAAGCCGATTACTGAAGCTGATCCTCTTTATTTGTCGTGGATTCGATGTAATGATATGATTGTCTTGTGGATCCTCAATTCAATTGCGAAGAACATAGGATCAAGCAATCTTTACATTAATAATGCTGCCGACATGTGGAAGGATTTGCAAGATCATTTCTCACAAGGTAATCGTCCACGAATTCTTCAATTGAGAAAAGCAATTAGTTCATTGAAACAAGATCAGAAACTGCAAGTGATTATTACACATATTTGA